The following are from one region of the Nicotiana tomentosiformis chromosome 7, ASM39032v3, whole genome shotgun sequence genome:
- the LOC138895074 gene encoding secreted RxLR effector protein 161-like has product MDPNSKLLPGQGEPLSDPASYRRLVEKLNYLTLTRSDISYPVSVVSQFMNSPCDSYWDAVVRIIQYIKFAPGKGLLFEDRGHEHIIGYSDVDWAGLPFDRRSTSGYCVLVGGNLVSWKSKK; this is encoded by the coding sequence atggatccgaattctaaacttctgccaggacagggggagccacttagcgatcctgcaagctataggcggctggttgaAAAACTAAATTATCTCACATTGACTAGATCTGACATTtcttatcctgtgagtgttgtaagtcagtttatgaattctccttGTGATAGttattgggatgcagttgtccgcattattcaGTATATAAAATTcgctccaggcaaagggttactgtttgaggatcgaggtcatgagcatatcattggatactcagatgttGATTGGGCAGGATTACcatttgatagacgttctacatctggatattgtgttttagtaggaggcaatttggtgtcctggaagagcaagaaatag